The DNA sequence GCGCGAGAAGCCCCCGAATTCCAGGCTACCCGCAGGGACCGACAAAATCGGCGCGACGCCTGGCCGGCCGGGAGGGCGGGGCGGGGCGGAAACCGTGCCAGTCCCAGGCGCCGGGGCAGTGTCCCGGTCAGCGACACGTCGGCTGACCTGCGAGAACGACTCCGAACTCACCCTCTTGACCGATTCAAGAGCCGGACAACCCTTGTCAGTCGAATCCCGACCTCGATACAGTCTTCTTAGTTAAGAAAGTTTCTTAACTGTTTCGAGAAAGTTCACCTACGCCGCAGCCCAGCCACCGTCCGGCCCCTAGGAGCGCGACGTGTCACCCTTCCGCCTTCGTCCCTTCGCCCGGCTGGCGCCGCCGATCGCCGTCGTCGTCCTGCTGCCGTCCGCGATCGCCGCCGCCACCACCCAAGCCGATGTCCTGCTCTCCCAAGGGAAACCGGTGGCGACGTCCACCGTCGAAAGTGCGTCGCTCAACGGCGACAAAGCGGTCGACGGCAGCACGCAGACCCGGTGGGCCAGCGCCGTCAGCGCCGATCCGCAGTGGCTGCGGGTCGACCTCGGGCAACCGTCCAGCATCCACCAGGTCAAGCTCACCTGGGAAGCCGCCTACGCCAAGAAGTACCGGATCGAGGTCTCCGACGACGGCACGCAGTTCACCACCGTCACGACCGTCGACAACGGCGACGGCAAGACCGACGACCTCACCGGACTCCAAGCACACGGCCGTTTCCTGCGCTTCGTCGGTGTCACGCGCGCCACGAAGTACGGCTACTCGCTCTGGGAACTGCAGGCCTACGGCACGCCCGACTCCGCCGGCGACACCCAGGCGCCGAGCACGCCGGCCGGGCTCGCGGCCACGACCACGACGGCCACCAGCGCCGGGCTGAGCTGGAACGCCGCGACCGACAACGTCGGTGTCACCGGGTACGACGTCCTGCGCGACGGACAGGTCGTCGCCACCAGTGCCACGCGGTCCTACACCGACACCGGGCTCGCGCCGGACACCAGCTACACCTACGGCGTCCGGGCCCGGGACGCCGCGGGCAACGTCTCGGCCGCGAGCGCGCCCGTCACCGTCAAGACCAAAGCGGGCAGTGGCAACGGTTTCATCCTCGCCGCCGCCGGGGACATCGCCGAGCGCTGCACGGCGAGCGACTCGAGCTGCGTCCACGTCAAGACCGCGAAACTCGTCGAGCAGATGAACCCCGCCGCGGTGATCACCATGGGGGACAACCAGTACGACGACGCCCACCTGTCCGACTTCAAAGCCTACTACGACAAGACCTGGGGCAAGTTCAAGAACATCACCCACCCCATCCCGGGCAACCACGAGTCGTACGACGACACCAAGTTCAAGGGCTACGAGGACTACTTCGGCGCCATCGCGAAGCCCCAGGGAAAGCGTTACTACAGCTGGGAAATGGGCAACTGGCACTTCATCGCCCTCGACTCCAACGACTTCGTCACCCACGACGAGTTCGCCGAGCCGCCGCAGCTCACCTGGCTGAAGCAGGACCTGGCCGCCAACAAGAAGGGCTGTGTCGCCGCGTACTACCACCACCCGCGGTGGAGCTCCGGTGACCACGGCGACAACAAGGACAGCGTCGAGCTGTGGAACATCATGACGGCGAACAAGGTCGACCTCGTCCTCAACGGCCATGACCACGACTACGAGCGGTTCGTCCCGCAGAACGCCGACGGCAAGGCCGACGCCAACGGTCCGGTCGAGATCGTCGGCGGTTCGGGTGGCGCGAACCTCTACGACCTGAGCCCGGCGCACGCGACGACCGCCAAGCTGCTGAAGACCTTCGGCGTCCTGAAGCTGTCCATGACGGACACGTCGTTCCAGACGCAGCTGATCGGCGTCGACGGCAAGGTCCTCGACAGCAGCCCGACCTACACCTGCCACTAGAAGGGGACCGGGCATGTACATCGCGGCAAGCCGTACCTCGGACCTCGCGGCCGGGACCGACCGGAAACCCGCGCTCAAACGGGTGTCCGCCAACGTCGTGGCGCTGGGCATGGTCAGCCTGGTCACCGACGTCTCCTCGGAGATGGTGACCGCTGTCCTCCCGCTCTACCTGGTGCTCGGCCTCGGCCTGAACCCGTTGCAGTTCGGGTTGCTCGACGGCCTCTACGCCGGTGCCACCGCTCTCGTACGGGTGCTCGGCGGGCACCTCGCCGACCGGTGGCGGCGGCTCAAGGCGGTCGCCGGGTTCGGGTACGGCCTGTCCGCGGTGTGCAAGCTCGGCCTGGTGGCGGCCGGTTCTTCGGTCGCCGCGATCGGTGTCGTCCTCGCCGCCGACCGCACCGGCAAGGGGGTGCGCACCGCGCCGCGCGACGCGCTGATCTCCCTGAGCAGCGAGCCCGGCACGCTCGGCCGGTCGTTCGGGGTGCACCGCGCGCTCGACACCGTCGGCGCGTTCCTCGGCCCGCTCGTCGCGATGGCGGTGCTCGCGCTGAGTCTCGGCAGCTACACGAGCGTGTTCTTCACCAGCTTCTGCGTTGCCGCGATCGCCGTGCTGCTGCTGGCCCTGTTCGTCCGTGACCGGCCCGGCACGGTGGATCGCGCCGCCGTGTCGCTGCGGGCCGCGGCGGGTCTTCTGCGCGACGCGGACTTCCGGCGCGTCACGCTCTGGGCCGCGGTGCTGGGCCTGGTGACCGTCGGCGACTCGTTCGTCTACCTCGTGCTGCAGCGGCGCTGGGAGATCGCGGCGACGTACTTCCCGCTCCTGCCGCTGGGCACCGCCGGGGTGTACCTCCTGCTGGCCGTCCCGCTCGGCAGGCTGGCGGACCGGTTCGGGCGGTGGCCGGTGTTCCTCGGCGGGCACGCCGCCCTGTGCCTGGCCCTCGGCCTGCTCTGCGGGCCTGCCGCGCCGGTGCTCGCCGTGGTCGCGCTCGGCCTCCACGGGCTGTTCTACGCGGCCACCGACGGCGTCCTCATGGCCGCGGCCGGCCCGCTCATCCCGCGTGATCTCCGGGCGACCGGGATGGCCGTCGTGCAGACCGGGCAGGCCGGGGCGCGGATGGTCTCGTCCGTCCTCTTCGGACTCGCCTGGACGCTCTGGGACCTGCGGCCGGCGGTGCTCGTCGCCGCGGGCTGCCTGGTGGCCGTCGTCCTCGCTGCCGCGTTCGCGAAGCCGGTGCGGCCGTGAGGAAACTCGTCTTCGCCCTGGCCGGCACCGCGCTCCTGGTCGCCGCGGCCGTCACCTACATCGTCAACGCGCGTCCCGACGCCGCCGAGGCGGGACCGGCCGCGCAGCTCACCCTCGCGCCAGGTCAGCTGCTGTTCCGGCAGGTGTCGACCGGCCGCGTCGCCGCCGTCCCGCTCGCCGATCCGGGGGCAAAACCACAGGTCAGCGGTCTGAAGTGCGACCGGTTCGCGGTGGCGCGGCAGACCGCCGTGTGCCTGGCCGTCCGGCCCGGCACGCTCCCGCCGGTGACCGACGTCCTGGTCCTCGACGACCACCTCACCGTCCGGCACTCCGAAGCCGTGCCCGGCACACCGAGCCGCGCGCGGGTGTCCCCGGATGGCCAGCGCGTCGACTGGACGGTCTTCGTCACCGGCGACTCCTACGCGGCCACCGGCTTCTCGACCCGCGCCGGCGTCTACGAGGTCGACACCGGACGGCTGGTCAAGACGATCGAGGAACTGCCCGTGTTCCTCGACGGCCAGCGGTACTTCGCCGCCGACGTCAATTACTGGGGCATCACCTTCGCCGGGGACGGCAGCCACTTTTACGCGACGCTCGGCAGCAAGGGCAAGACCTACCTCGTCGAAGCCGACTACGCGCGCTACCGCGGCAAAACCCTGCGCGAGAACGTCGAATGCCCGTCGCTGTCCCCGGACGGCACCCGGGTCGCGTTCAAGAAGAAGGTCGGCGACGGCGTCTGGCGGCTGTCCGTGCTCGACCTCAAGACGCTGGAGGAGACCGAACTCGCCGAGCCGCGCAGTGTCGACGACCAGGCTCTCTGGCAGGGCGACCGGGTCCTCTACGGGCTGGACAACGCCGTCTGGGCGGTTCCGGCGGACGGCTCCGGCCGTCCGGAACGGCTGGTCGCGGACGCCGCGTCGCCGGCCGTCACGGGGTGACGTCCACCGCCGCGAACAGCGTCCGCACACACAGGTCGCGCAGCTCCTCCTGGGTGACCTTCGGCTGGTCGAGCCAATCGAGGATCATCGCCGCGACGAACGCCAGCCAGCCGCGGACGGCCAGCCGGGTCGTGTCCGTGACCGTGGTCAGCAGGCTGACGGCGTCCAGGATGCGTGACGCGTTCGCGGCCATCCCGGCTTCGCGGATCTGCCGGATCTCGCCGTCTTCGCCGCCCATCGCGCGGTGCACGATCCGGTAGCCGTCCGGGTGCGTGCGCGCGAACTCGAGGTAGACGTCGAGTCCGGCCCGCAGCTGCTCGGTCACCGGCAGCGCCGGGTCGGGCTCGCTCATCGCCAGCAGCTGGTCGCGCTGGCCGCGGACGATCTCGGCGAAGAAGTCCTTCTTGGTCGGGAAGTAATGGTAGAGCAGGCCGCGGGAGACCTGGGCGATCTCGGCGACCTCTTCGATCCAGACCTCGTCGTACGGCCGTTTCGCGAACAGCCCGGCGCCGATCGTCAGGAGCTGTTCGCGCCGCTGTTCGGTGCTCAGCCTCGTCCGCATCCCCCGATCTTACTTGACACCGGTTCAGTAGCGGGGGATCGTGGCGTTATTGGATTCGGATTCAATAGGGGGCGTCGTGGACACCACCGGCATGCCGCACCGGCCGGGCCGCCTGCCCGTGGTCGGCG is a window from the Amycolatopsis sp. NBC_00355 genome containing:
- a CDS encoding discoidin domain-containing protein, which produces MSPFRLRPFARLAPPIAVVVLLPSAIAAATTQADVLLSQGKPVATSTVESASLNGDKAVDGSTQTRWASAVSADPQWLRVDLGQPSSIHQVKLTWEAAYAKKYRIEVSDDGTQFTTVTTVDNGDGKTDDLTGLQAHGRFLRFVGVTRATKYGYSLWELQAYGTPDSAGDTQAPSTPAGLAATTTTATSAGLSWNAATDNVGVTGYDVLRDGQVVATSATRSYTDTGLAPDTSYTYGVRARDAAGNVSAASAPVTVKTKAGSGNGFILAAAGDIAERCTASDSSCVHVKTAKLVEQMNPAAVITMGDNQYDDAHLSDFKAYYDKTWGKFKNITHPIPGNHESYDDTKFKGYEDYFGAIAKPQGKRYYSWEMGNWHFIALDSNDFVTHDEFAEPPQLTWLKQDLAANKKGCVAAYYHHPRWSSGDHGDNKDSVELWNIMTANKVDLVLNGHDHDYERFVPQNADGKADANGPVEIVGGSGGANLYDLSPAHATTAKLLKTFGVLKLSMTDTSFQTQLIGVDGKVLDSSPTYTCH
- a CDS encoding MFS transporter, with amino-acid sequence MYIAASRTSDLAAGTDRKPALKRVSANVVALGMVSLVTDVSSEMVTAVLPLYLVLGLGLNPLQFGLLDGLYAGATALVRVLGGHLADRWRRLKAVAGFGYGLSAVCKLGLVAAGSSVAAIGVVLAADRTGKGVRTAPRDALISLSSEPGTLGRSFGVHRALDTVGAFLGPLVAMAVLALSLGSYTSVFFTSFCVAAIAVLLLALFVRDRPGTVDRAAVSLRAAAGLLRDADFRRVTLWAAVLGLVTVGDSFVYLVLQRRWEIAATYFPLLPLGTAGVYLLLAVPLGRLADRFGRWPVFLGGHAALCLALGLLCGPAAPVLAVVALGLHGLFYAATDGVLMAAAGPLIPRDLRATGMAVVQTGQAGARMVSSVLFGLAWTLWDLRPAVLVAAGCLVAVVLAAAFAKPVRP
- a CDS encoding TetR/AcrR family transcriptional regulator, producing the protein MRTRLSTEQRREQLLTIGAGLFAKRPYDEVWIEEVAEIAQVSRGLLYHYFPTKKDFFAEIVRGQRDQLLAMSEPDPALPVTEQLRAGLDVYLEFARTHPDGYRIVHRAMGGEDGEIRQIREAGMAANASRILDAVSLLTTVTDTTRLAVRGWLAFVAAMILDWLDQPKVTQEELRDLCVRTLFAAVDVTP